Genomic segment of Paenalkalicoccus suaedae:
ACTCAGGACGGTACCGATTACAACAAGAGAGGTCACGATCATTGAATTTCGAAAATATAAATCAAACCCTGTTCGCCCGAAGCCTTCCCAGCCACGAGCATAATTTTCAAATAGTAATTGGCTAGGAATCAAGGAGCTTGCGTTACCAAAAATTTCTGTTTCGGGCTTTAGAGAACTCATAATCATCCAGAGTATCGGGTAAACCATGACAAATCCAAAGAGAATGACAAACGTGTAGTAAATAAAATTTGAAAAGGATGAGTGTTTCTTTTTCATGATTTCCCTCCTTCTGACTCATAGAAGACCCATTTCTTCGAAGTAATAAACAGCAAGAGAGTTATAGATGCAATAATTACTAAAAGTATCCATGCCATAGCAGACGCATAGCCCATTCGTAAATATTCAAAGGCCATCTCATATAAATAAAGTGCATAAAATAACGTCGAATCCATTGGACCACCCTGCGTGATGAGGTAGGCCTGAGTAAATATCATGAATCCGCCGATTGTTTGCATGATCAGGTTAAAAAAGATAACAGGTGTCAGCATTGGTATGGTAATACCTTTAAATGATTGCCAGCGATTGGCTCCATCTACAGACGCGGCTTCATAAAGCTCCGTCGGAATTTGGCGTAAACCAGCCAAAAAGATAATCATTGGAGAGCCAAATTGCCAAACGATTAATAAAATTAAGATGGATAGTGCAGTATCAGGATTGCCGATCCAGTTAGTACCGGACAAACCTACGCTTTGCAGGAGCTCATTTACAGCACCATTGCGACCAAAAATAATCCTCCATACAACCGCGATCGCTACACTTCCGCCAATGATAGAAGGAATGTAATAAATCGTTGTAAAAAAGCCAGTTCCTTTTCTTCCGGTGTTAAAAAGCATTGCTAGTGCTAAGGCGAAGATTAACTTTAATGGCGTGGAGACAAAGACAAAAATAAGTGTAACAGTTAAGGATTGTCGAAACCGAGGATCATTTGTAAGAATGTTAATATAGTTGTCGAATCCAACCCAGTTAGGACTAGATAGTAGGTCATAGTCAGTAAAAGAGAAATAAAGTGAAGCAATGATCGGACCTAAAATGAGCAAAAAGAAGCCAAGCAGCCAAGGTGAAATGATCATATAACCTGTCAGGCTCTCCTTAAAGGCTTTTTTACGAAGCCGCTTTTGTTGATCGGCATCAGGCGGTGGGAGTTTAGATACATGTTTGCGCTGATCTGATACATTCGATTGAGACATAGCTGTTCCTCCCTGTAAAAATAGAGGGCAGAAGGTACCCCTTCATTTGCCCTCCATACAAAAATGGTTATTGTAAAATAGATTCGGCCTCTTGCATAAACTGCTGTGCAGCATCTTCAGGTGTAGCCATATCGTATTTCAAGCTCTCTACCATACGTTGGAAAGAACCTCGAACTTCTCCTTCACCTGGTGGTGGAAGCGGATCAGCGGGACTTGTGTAGTCCTCTACTAATTCGAGATACTCAAATGTTTGAGCCACTGGACCTTCTACTTGGTCAGCTAAATGATTTCTTACTTCTGAAGAAATCGGGACACCACGATCGGCCTGCAAAATTTCATTCGCCTCTATACTATTTGTAAAGAAATCGATGAATGCAGCAGATGCTTCCTGTTGCTCACTGCTTGATGAAATTGCAAATGACATACTTGGTCGAATCCAGTTCCCGTTTTCGCCAGCGCTCAAAGTAGGTGGAAGGTTTAAGCTTAACTCCATATCTGTCGTTTGGGCCAACCCGATAATTTGGTTACTAGCCGCCATTGCAGCAGCAGCCGTTCCTTCTCCTGTCATGGAATTACCGCCGTCGATGTAGTCCATTGTTACATCATGCGGTGGGGAAATCCCATTATTTACATTTGATTGAATAAACTCAAAGTAGGATACGAGGATATCTTCATCAAATCCTAGACCATCAGCGTTTTCATTAAAAACAGACTGTCCATGCTGTCTTGCATAAATATAAAATAGTTCAAAGTCCGCATTGTTAAG
This window contains:
- a CDS encoding ABC transporter substrate-binding protein, translated to MRFRSVKGLLFVVLIMSLVFISACGGDGSNATNGNTTGSAGDGNNDGNGDTNETASSGDGEEEVTIRVAWWGGQERHEMTLDAIDLFEEEYPHITVEPEYTDWDGYWERLSTQGAGNNLPDVINMDNSRMTEYSSRDLLMDLQPLIDEGLINLDDVDDVYQDINVTEDGAVLAISLGANALGIIQNDDVLSEYGVTLEPGYTYEDLQEAMTQIASETDEEFFGFDLNNADFELFYIYARQHGQSVFNENADGLGFDEDILVSYFEFIQSNVNNGISPPHDVTMDYIDGGNSMTGEGTAAAAMAASNQIIGLAQTTDMELSLNLPPTLSAGENGNWIRPSMSFAISSSSEQQEASAAFIDFFTNSIEANEILQADRGVPISSEVRNHLADQVEGPVAQTFEYLELVEDYTSPADPLPPPGEGEVRGSFQRMVESLKYDMATPEDAAQQFMQEAESILQ
- a CDS encoding carbohydrate ABC transporter permease, producing the protein MIISPWLLGFFLLILGPIIASLYFSFTDYDLLSSPNWVGFDNYINILTNDPRFRQSLTVTLIFVFVSTPLKLIFALALAMLFNTGRKGTGFFTTIYYIPSIIGGSVAIAVVWRIIFGRNGAVNELLQSVGLSGTNWIGNPDTALSILILLIVWQFGSPMIIFLAGLRQIPTELYEAASVDGANRWQSFKGITIPMLTPVIFFNLIMQTIGGFMIFTQAYLITQGGPMDSTLFYALYLYEMAFEYLRMGYASAMAWILLVIIASITLLLFITSKKWVFYESEGGKS